From the Ipomoea triloba cultivar NCNSP0323 chromosome 8, ASM357664v1 genome, the window TTGTGGCCCTAACCCACCTCAACGCCAGACGGATGCAGGCCAACACGCGGGcttcggcccactttgacaaGTCTAGTGCTGGGGAATTGTTGGGCTAAGTCCGGGCCAAGTTCAACACCAGACGGCTAAGAGAATGTGGCAATATAAGGAAATTAAGTTGTGTCTTTACTACGAGCTATAGCTTCTGCCTTTCTAGAGTAACAATAAGCGTTTGATCTTAATTAAACCCTACCTGTTTTCCCAGCATCCCAGAATATACACATCCATATCCACCACTTCCAATTTTTCTAGTCTCATCAAAGTCAGCAGTAGCTGCTGCAATCTCCTCAAGACTGTAGACTACAGGTCTTTCTGATTCAAAAACTGCAGCATCTAGTACATTCCAAAATCTCATGACTAACTTTGCACATAGAATTTGTGAACAGGTTAATTAAGAAGAAgctgcattattattattatctcacCTCCTGTTGTGTCTGTGTAAAAGTATTGTTTAGTAGACGCTGATGAGGTTATCATGCCTTTAGATGTGGCTAATTTAGGTTCTTGTTGCCCTTCTATGTTTCTCCTGCATCTGTTTCTCCCAAGTAGGATAATCCCTAAGGTACACATTGTAAGTACTGTCACAACTGATAGTATGACAACTAATATTGTCCATCTATGATGCGCTTTGTTCACTTTTCCCACTGAAAAACAGAGTTTTAAGCAAAGGAATGGAAGTCAACTtcaagaaatgaaaaagaaaatttgtgaAACTAAGGACCTGTTTGATAGGTTACGacttaattcatataattacataatttacattgttTGATTGGAAGGAATTACAACTCCTTTCATCCATTTGTGAAGGAATTAAAATTCATAGAGTACCTTTATGAATTCCAATTCGATGGTTGgtggaaagaaaaataaataaaattataacattaccctttattaattctttttgaaaacattattattattattattattattattattattatatcatcatcattaccaagggcatttttagtcttttcctttcaattccaagaaattttaatttctctctcAAACAATGCAATTTGGATTCCAATTTTATTCCTaccttattctttcttttttttttcacagaattgcaattcatttccACCTAATTCCTTCATTCTAACCGAACTCTCTATAATATATGAACAAAGTAAGAACTACCGCAGTCAAGTTGGTCAAGTTGTtggcttgataaccacaaggttccaagtttGACTTATAGTGAGAAGggtctattggccttcttggtttgagccagctATAGGGAACCTAATTTGGTTTACCTACTCATACTTAATTGGCCTTTTTTGTTTGAGtcagtcagctatgggcaacttaGGCTGACTTACCTCCTTTGAGGTCCTTTGTCGGCTAAGGCCACAATACACGGTTTATTCAGTGTACACTCTCAAATAGTGGTTGTGAATTTCTCCCGTCAAAAAAGGATTAGACAAGTTAAGACTCACCTGGATTTGCTTCATCAGGAATGCCATTTAATTCAAGGGGAACATAAATGAGCCAACCAACATCTATCAAATTTGGAGTAGCCTTTAGATAAGGGTTCAAGCTTTCTATCTCACCGATTTGAGCTGTGAGTAGAGCACTTATACTGGACAATGTATCCTTTGGCTGAACAGTGTATGTCACCACAAtctgagactccttctccacaCATCCACACAGTAGACTCAACGTTACATTCTCTCCAGCCTTGTAACTATTTTCTTCTCCCCCAACCTTCCAAACCTGCCCACTAAACTTCCCTGTGGAAACACTTTCAAAGGTTTCATTTAACTCTAGCTGGTAAACTGTTTCATAAAAGTAAGCTTGGGTGCCATTAACGTCTTTGCAAGTACAAGGCACTGTCACAAGCTCATCCTCTCTCTCATCATTAACGTTGTTGTGGtatgttatattcttgatttgggATTTATTTACTGAGTAGAGATTGGCAATCTTCTCaacctggagttcattgtgttGGTATAGTATAGAGCTGCAGGTCTTGTTCAAGTTAGAGCAAGAAAAGGGGTAGATACGAGAGATTTGAACCGGTAAAGTAGAAGCCAAAGGGAGCACTAAAACAAGAAGAGGAATGAAGAAGATTTGAGAAGAAGCCATAAAAAGTTGAGAATAATGGTATGCCTGTCTTGTTGTTAAAGGAAGAAGCAAAGCGccagaaatgaaatgaaattatcaAGTGGAGGAGGCCGGAAATCTAGAAGGAGAACACAatgttccaatttttttttttaatatactcaatctgtcccattttacctgtcatgtttactattcgttggtcaaaccaactctttcttcatttcttattttctttaattatttttaaatttattttttttgtgtttaatagtacttttaatgtagtttctaaatatataaatttaatatactaatactaaacttaatattatgaaaaattgaattaaaaataacttcagtcaagcctcgttaaccgaaccagacaaacaaaatgggacggaggtagtaaaaCATAAGTGATCCTAGATTCGCCAGATTAATCCTAAGCTTACAAGATCTCAGACCTAGAGTCACGGTAAAGTAGAGCTGTTAAAATGGGCCGGCAAGCCAAAAAGCCCGCTCTTTAATAGGCCTATGTTTTGCTAGCCCGCGGGCTAGGCCGGCCCCGACAacccagttttttttttttttgactttccTTGTTcttaaattgttagttttttgCTCAGTtaagttttattatttgtacactataaaaataatcaaaataacttGTTATATTAGtactaatttaaattataaaacattAAACAATAATTCTAAAGTCCATAgtctaaaattataaaacatCAAACAATAATTCTAAAGTTCATCAAGCATTATATGGGCACTTTGGTCGTCTCGCGGGCCTAGGCAGGGTGGGCCAAAAAAAAATCGCTCTTTAGCGGGTCTTTATTTTTAAACCCACCCCCTACCTAAGTAGGGGCAGGGCAGCCCGATGGGTACAACCCATTTTGACGGCTCTACTGCAAAGGTAAATCGCGAGTCGTGCAATCAGCCTACTGATTAGACCTTAATCTTCATGTGCACACAAGAGGTCATACCTTCCGACATCCTTGAACCTTTTTCTCATACACGCTTCCAATGAAATTCGAACCCCTACACTATGACCTCCCATCACAACTTTTAATTTGTCAGTACATTGTTGTATTTAGTTCATTCGAAATCTACTTGTTTTAATTGCCTGCAATATTAACATGGAGACTGGAGAATTTAACACAGAACATATATATAGCGACACATACATGCATAGGTACCAACAACAAACAgcagaaaaaataaaagcacAATTTATAAGTATCCAATTGTAGTTTACAATTAATGTCTCTCTCATCCAGCTAGTAAAGTTTtgttgaataaaaataatgacgTCCGCCCGGTATTCACAATGCCATCAATGTAATGGCACTAAACCTATTCTTTTCTATGCAAGTTCACCCTTTTGGGCTGCAGAATCTTACTACTTTTAGCTGCGTGACAGcgatttctttattttgcaatGTTGTCATATGGGCTAAAAGAATTGTTTAACTGAAGGCCGGTCAAATGCCAAGTCTAACACCAGGTATCCATGTGATTGTTTGGGGACAGCTTAAAGGATCAAGTCTAACTTTTTGTCTCTCGAAAATATAACGgactaagaaaataaagttgtatatTTGCTAATAGCTAGTATAATTTTTGACGTAGTGATAAACACTTAATTctaagtggtatcagagcctctTCTTAGTTTAGTGTTCTAAAGTTTCATTGCGAAATTCACAGCTTTTAGTGCATGGAATTTTATGAAAACACTACACTAGATGAAGCCAAATATTAACTACTACATGTAAATCAGAGAGTAGCAGTAGCAGTTAATGGCAGAGGTACGTGCCAAAGATGAAGTAGCATTGAGtagaaaacaatatatatatatatatataaatcagcCGGCTAATACATGATGCCGGCTaccattatatatacatacatcatatCGGTATCAGCTTTCATCactctttcatttttctttatgGAGTTTATTGCCGCACATGACTTTGAGATGAACTGTTCGGGCAGGTTTGATGTAGCTCCATGATGATTAAATTCATCTTAAACAATAGACTTAGCATTGaatctcattattatattatcgaTCTCTAAATATAAGATGATTTATTCCCTCTTCTCCTCTATTTTGACGGAATGTGTATATAGATTAGGAtgatttaatgaaattatatatctatataacaAATGAGGTAATGCTActtcatattaaattttatactatttaatatagtttcatctaattaatttacaattgtattcaTAACGTCATGAATAACCCATGAATGTTAAGGTGAATAAAATGCATCTTAATTCACATTTCTAGTATTGCCAAGCAAGGTACGTAATATGTAATTATTTAGTGGTAAAAACAACTTTAGTAAcctaattatattgtttattttcttttatactcAAATGACTTATATATGATTCACATTTTATTGGGataacggcaaattattgtgtgcatCACGgtccaaaacaacgtcgttttgacatttaaaaaaatccatTTTTTTGTCCgcttatgtgttaaaataataaacattctaaggtaaaataatatattttatgagttaaaataatgtgctttatgtgttagaataatatattttatgtgttaaaataaaacttctaaagtaaaataatgtattttatgtgttagaataatatacggaatattttataagttaaaataatttactttatgcATTTTTGGATCTGagtccacgcaataatgattgtggGATAACATACCTGGTCACAAAAGTCCCAAATTATGTTTAAAGCCATAATAGGCCATGCAGCCCAAAAGTACAAGTGACAGGCTACTATGCCACTGATTATCAATAGTTATGGTATGGATCATACCCCAAAAATGACGTTGTATTGCCTAATTTTTTTTCACACGGTTCACTGcaacatataattttataattcataatatacattattctaaagcatgatgtatattattctaactcataaaatacattatcttactacAGAAGTTTCTAttttctaacacataatgtaccaGAGTCAACCCCATgttatatataaacacaaatgtgcagtccaactataccttaagtttttagttgagatggagcgcATGCTTCAATTAAAGTGAAACACTTTAGCTtagcttcttttttctttttttttttcttttcttttcttttatgtttCCTCTGCTACTTTAATATCTTGCAATTGTTTTCGAAATGATGTACAAATTTATTTGCATAACTTCTTGGTTTAGTAATCtcaaaaaatatacaagtaagCTATTAGCAATTTAGTCTTGCTACAATGCATTCAGCTATGGATTCACAATGTGAGTTACCTTTCTGGCAGCAACTTTCTCTGGATGCTTACAGAGTTACAGCATCATGTTGAAGTCTCCAACGTCATTGATAACTTTCTCTACTTTAATCAGCATAtctgtttaaatttaaaaaaccaacaaaaaaacaaaaaaaaaaacaaaaaaacaaaaaaaaacaaaacaaaacaaaaacacccAATGAAGGTTCAAGCTTCAAAAGATGCCCAGTGGTGTGTGAGAGTGTGTTTTAGCTTTGCCTGTGGGACAATATGTACATCTCTGAAATGGCAATAGTCACTGTTTTTTTCATTTGcagtttcaaaaaaaagaaaattcatcaaaggaaTATTGAGCTTCACAATTTCAGAGTGTGACTGTGACCATCTACACTGAAAAAAAATTCCAAGAAGGAATAAACAGAAAAGGTGAAAGGTCAGACCAAGTGCACTACAGTCCCACATTATGCATGGTCTAGGGATGAAAGATGTACACAATCTTCTGTTTTCAAAGAGGATAAACAGGTGCCAGAGAAATGAGCAGTGATACATATTCACATACTGATGGTAAACAGAAATACTAGCCAGAAAATATACCTTGGAAGGAGGAATCTTCTAGACATTTCTGCAACAATGTATAAAGTGACAACATTTAACTTCTTGATATAGGTGGTGCATGATCATAAACTAACTACCAATTGATACTGTGTGAAAGAAAGGGAAGATATAATACCATGATTTGGGCTTTAAGATTGATGTCATTTGATATGGTTGGTTGTGCTGCAGCAAATATTATTCAGTCAAAAAGGGAGATCCAGACAAAAATTCTTTATACTAATCAGTTTGGAGGACAAACATGCCTTGTTCAACTGCAGGGCCACAATTCATCAGGAAAGATGTGAAACTGGGAGGAAAAGATGAAAGAATTTCTTCGGCTTCACGATTTAGTCTCATTTCCTGTGAACTTGAATCTTGAGAAACTCCATTGCTAATGCTTGCCGGTATCTCATAAGTTCCAGTGTCAGCTGCATTGCTAATGCTTGCCGGTATCTCATAAGTTCCAGTGTCAGCTGAAGTTGTATGCTGAATCTCATTGTTATCCCTGCATGCAGAATAGCATTCAAGAAATAGGAATGTTATAGGTGTACCGCTTCcattttggcaaattatatctTTTCCATGGAACAGAAAGATATCCAAGAAGTGGAAATTACTGGTAGATTATCCACCCACCTATGCGAAGCTTCATTAGAAGGGATGAATTCAGATTGAGACGATATTGTTGAATCAACTGGAGGACAGGGAAGAGACATAGTTCTAATGCCCTCCAAGTTTTCCTGGAGATGGGAATAGAGTAATATGGTCATTCTTAAGCAAAAAAAGAAGTAACAGGAAAAAGGGAACACAAGAAAGGAGAAAAATAAGGTTAGTAGCAATATTAAAGGTAACATTGTATCAGCAAATAATAACAGAAAGGAACTATGCACCTTCACATCAATCATAAACTTTTCTATTTCATCGATTATCGAAAATCGTAAGGCAAATTTCTGAACCTACAAAAATGGAAAAGGATATAGCAAATTAGATGTTGAGTGACAAAAAAGTATGTACTTCACTGGAAACTGGACCCAAGTTCATAAACTCCAACTCAGATAgttgcataaaaaaaaaagtaagataacaaCCAAAAAAACACTGAATTAAGCAAAGTTTCTGAAATGCTGAGAGTCTTTGCCTGGCCTGCACGATCCTTATAGCTCACGAAGACAGATCTTGCTCCCCTTGTAGGAAATCCTGATACACATGAGACCTGAGGCCATGCAAAATGCAGCCGCGAAATGTAGTGCTCTTCCTGTGACATATTAATACATAAAATTGGAAACTGTTAGGTACCTAATACTGTTGATAAAGTAATCTGTGTACAAACCCCCAAGTCATTTAGCACACCATAGCAAGGTTCAAAGTAATcagaaaatggaaaatgatCTTTCAGGAAAATCAGGAGCAACCTTCAGAGCAAAGTGAACTTGTTTCGTTGATCAATGAGCAGTGGATTTACATATTTTTGTGAGCGATTATCATTCATCATTTCATCCACAATGACAACAACGCTACAAGAGCAAAATCAGCGTGTTCTGATAAcaacaaattcaaaccaaacaactaattttggttttctttttccaagtttagaatcattatttttaaattttttgactaGCTAGGGTTCGATCACGCGCTTCAATTGCTAAGGAGAACAGCATTTCGAAACGACAAAGCTTACAAGTATTTTGTGACCGAGAGAGACGAAGAGGATCTGATCAGAAAAATCGGCGTCGTGAACGGTGAGGAGTTTCAGAGAGACGGCGGTAGAGTTGGAGGATGAAGTGGAGATCCATTTGCCGCCTCTGCGCACCTTCCGTTGCCTGGCAGAGTGGGGAACCAGAGAAGGATGAGAGACGTGAGGAGACGAAGGAAATATCACGAAGCGAGCATACTGGACTTCCCACCGATCGGTCACGGCGGTGTACGCTA encodes:
- the LOC116027088 gene encoding lysM domain receptor-like kinase 3, which translates into the protein MASSQIFFIPLLVLVLPLASTLPVQISRIYPFSCSNLNKTCSSILYQHNELQVEKIANLYSVNKSQIKNITYHNNVNDEREDELVTVPCTCKDVNGTQAYFYETVYQLELNETFESVSTGKFSGQVWKVGGEENSYKAGENVTLSLLCGCVEKESQIVVTYTVQPKDTLSSISALLTAQIGEIESLNPYLKATPNLIDVGWLIYVPLELNGIPDEANPVGKVNKAHHRWTILVVILSVVTVLTMCTLGIILLGRNRCRRNIEGQQEPKLATSKGMITSSASTKQYFYTDTTGDAAVFESERPVVYSLEEIAAATADFDETRKIGSGGYGCVYSGMLGKQEVAIKKMRSNKSKEFVAELKVLCKIHHINVVELLGYATGDDHLCLVYEYIINGSLSEHLHDPLLKGRQPLCWTARVQIALDAGRGIEYIHDLTKHQYVHRDIKTSNILLDQSLRAKVADFGLARLVDRTNEDDDDWIATRLVGTPGYLPPESVKELQITTKTDVFAFGVVLVELITGRRALYRDNKDPNKTKSLISLMQETFQDEDPKSALESITDLTLKGSCPIEDVFKMAEIAEWCLNEEAVNRPEMREVVVALSQIRISSIEWEASLGGDSQVFSGVHDEGR
- the LOC116027089 gene encoding protein POOR HOMOLOGOUS SYNAPSIS 1 gives rise to the protein MAGILEGVATEQPLSSIAYTAVTDRWEVQYARFVIFPSSPHVSHPSLVPHSARQRKVRRGGKWISTSSSNSTAVSLKLLTVHDADFSDQILFVSLGHKILEEHYISRLHFAWPQVSCVSGFPTRGARSVFVSYKDRAGQVQKFALRFSIIDEIEKFMIDVKENLEGIRTMSLPCPPVDSTISSQSEFIPSNEASHRDNNEIQHTTSADTGTYEIPASISNAADTGTYEIPASISNGVSQDSSSQEMRLNREAEEILSSFPPSFTSFLMNCGPAVEQAAAQPTISNDINLKAQIMKCLEDSSFQDMLIKVEKVINDVGDFNMML